The proteins below come from a single Dehalococcoidales bacterium genomic window:
- a CDS encoding phage tail tube protein — protein sequence MPEGALGHVGFARESSWGTAVAAKHYIPILPGETIAQTKDLLVQDTIRGDWDHPQAREGVNAVSGSFAIEMDPLKSAYFLMGLFGAAPSTKNIDTFTLLSASAEATMAVEYAPPVSSRVIVTVSGGTDGTGTVKINGKDSAGEDTDETLTFSGNGTQVTTKVFSAITSVVTTDLHDEATPPTITLKSLRTVSERAEATDTLVFTTPGIASKLRITVSEGTDNTGMIAVTGTDRHGAAQDENVTISPTALLAATPALVSMSLTTQPSVASRLEFIVDGGTTGDGEITITGKDEYGNDITETLVFATNGTKTTGQHFASVSAIATTGLHEENEVPTIAVNEVTYYTENIYGSVTALTSSNLSDEIAVPKTEIDAYAYYEHTFKPATSRWSAACDVPPFTLEVWRDDTDDTPYAQQYSGIAVASGQLEFSVSTQIPKLTLNVVGKGMTQAARTTPAFGITPSYTTWDAVITIDQAANTDLEGITIGIDNHLTPRHTLSGTRDATKIVRTEKRDVTIDLSVLWNDNTEFNAFLNQTQRPFVVKFTHATAIACGHKYTMTWSVPAFKYAAFAPLMGDLGPIVAEAKGIADNDLSSGYTIQCVIENTYPDFVS from the coding sequence ATGCCCGAAGGAGCACTGGGGCATGTGGGGTTCGCCCGCGAGAGTTCCTGGGGAACTGCCGTAGCAGCCAAGCATTATATCCCTATCTTGCCGGGAGAGACCATAGCCCAGACAAAGGATTTACTTGTGCAAGACACGATTCGCGGTGATTGGGACCATCCCCAAGCCCGCGAAGGGGTCAACGCTGTTTCTGGTTCATTCGCTATCGAAATGGACCCGCTCAAGTCAGCCTATTTCTTGATGGGTTTGTTTGGTGCGGCTCCGAGCACGAAGAACATTGACACGTTTACCTTGCTTTCGGCTTCAGCGGAAGCAACAATGGCCGTTGAATATGCCCCGCCGGTTTCCAGCCGGGTCATCGTTACCGTGTCGGGGGGCACGGATGGAACGGGTACGGTAAAGATCAACGGGAAAGATTCAGCGGGGGAAGATACGGATGAAACCCTGACCTTTTCCGGCAATGGGACGCAGGTAACAACGAAGGTATTCAGTGCGATTACCAGCGTTGTTACAACCGACCTGCACGATGAGGCAACCCCGCCGACCATTACGCTGAAGTCCCTGCGCACCGTTTCTGAACGTGCCGAGGCTACCGATACACTGGTGTTTACAACGCCTGGTATTGCCTCGAAGCTGCGGATTACGGTATCCGAAGGCACGGACAATACCGGTATGATTGCAGTCACGGGAACTGACCGTCATGGCGCGGCACAGGATGAGAACGTCACAATAAGCCCGACAGCCTTACTTGCAGCCACCCCAGCGCTGGTTTCTATGTCGCTGACCACACAACCCTCAGTAGCCAGCCGTCTTGAATTTATTGTGGACGGCGGCACGACGGGTGATGGTGAAATCACCATCACGGGCAAGGATGAGTACGGAAACGACATAACCGAAACGCTGGTCTTTGCTACTAATGGTACGAAGACGACCGGCCAGCACTTCGCAAGCGTCTCGGCGATTGCCACAACGGGATTACACGAGGAAAATGAGGTTCCCACGATTGCGGTCAATGAAGTTACATACTATACAGAGAATATCTATGGTTCAGTCACTGCCCTAACCTCTTCCAACCTCTCGGATGAGATTGCAGTACCCAAGACCGAAATTGATGCCTACGCCTACTACGAACATACGTTCAAGCCCGCGACTTCGCGGTGGTCTGCAGCTTGTGACGTACCGCCCTTCACCCTAGAAGTCTGGCGTGACGACACAGATGATACACCCTACGCGCAGCAGTATAGCGGTATAGCGGTGGCCAGTGGGCAGCTTGAATTCTCTGTAAGCACACAGATACCCAAGCTCACCCTGAACGTTGTTGGGAAGGGCATGACGCAGGCGGCGCGGACCACGCCAGCTTTTGGGATCACCCCCTCCTACACAACCTGGGATGCCGTGATCACCATCGACCAAGCCGCCAACACTGACCTTGAAGGCATCACCATCGGAATTGACAATCATCTAACTCCACGCCACACGCTTTCGGGAACTCGAGACGCCACTAAAATTGTCAGGACCGAAAAGCGCGATGTAACGATAGATCTTAGCGTGCTCTGGAACGACAACACAGAATTCAATGCGTTCCTCAATCAAACCCAGCGCCCCTTCGTCGTAAAGTTCACCCATGCAACGGCGATTGCCTGTGGGCACAAGTACACAATGACGTGGAGCGTCCCAGCGTTCAAATATGCGGCGTTCGCACCACTGATGGGCGACCTGGGGCCGATTGTCGCTGAAGCGAAGGGCATTGCGGACAACGATCTGAGTTCGGGCTATACCATTCAGTGTGTCATCGAGAATACCTATCCTGATTTTGTCAGCTAG